TTCAAAGCTGACATATATCGATTGACTATCGCAGGAATAGGCAGCATGTGTGATTGGACCACTAACTTCCCGAGGGACCCACTGTTTGGGAAACATGAGTTTTGATCAGATAACACCATATCGAAACATCGCGATTTCGGAAGacaattaaaccaaaaaacaaaacaaaaatagcATTTTTACCTGCTTAAGACATTCCATCTTAGGCGCTTCATATATGGCTATCTGAGTTTCATGAACTACCATCAAATGGATCTGATCTTGGTGAAACTGAACTTTGGTATCAGCTAGAGGAGCCTGTGTTCGGCCTGGTGGGACCTGCAAGAACTTACTAGTCTGCTTCTCCCACCCATCTGTGCTCCAAACGCAGAGCTATGGAAGATTCAAATTTTACTATTAGCatacaaaagtttaaaaaatacttatacaGAACTGGGTTAAGTACCTGAGAGTCTGCCCCTGAAGAAACTAGGATGTTCAGAATATTAGAGAAGGCTAGCCCCGTTATTCTTTTCTGGTGGCCTTTGAGTTTGATTTTCACCTGCTAGGTCGAAAGTGGTTGATGTTAATactatacataatttaaaaatcacaaATTTTCAAAGAATTCAGCACAAAAAGGATGATAACAAAACCTCGTCAACTCTGACGTTATATATCTGGATAGATGAATCGTCCATGCCAATCgcgataatattattatcttgCGGATGGAATGCGAGAAATGTTGCTGCAGGTGGCGACGGCATGAACATTGTCATCGTCtgcattaaataataaactattaaaCTGAAAGAAGGCCATATTTAAGCAAATATACCCAAAAAAAATCACTTGCCTTGAAAGTCATCATATTGAACAATGAGATTTTCCCTCCAGAAGCAGACATAACATATGAATCATTCTTTGAAAGTGCAAAGCAAGAAACAGCATCTTCAGGGTTGGTATCACCGATATCATTGGTCATTAAAATTCCACTTGCAGGTTGCCACAGTTGAGGTGCAACATTAGCAGTTGCCTAAAAGAAAAATTAGCAGTGAAAAACACAATGAGAACAAGTGATTtgcaaatgaaatgaaatttttaGGTTTTTTCGCTACCTTGCCACTCATGTTGCGATCATTTCTCTGCCATTTCCAAAGCTTGTGAACTGCATTGGCTGATAAAGCCAAAATAGCAAGTCCAGAATTTGTATACATCAACCTTGAGACCTGATGTGTGGAACGAATGAGAGAAAATGATAAAAGTCATCATAAGAccaaaaaaatgtgaaaagagatattatttcaataaacaATATAAAAGTGTGATTTAAATAATGTTGTTTGTGGAATAATATAAGAAAGAAATCACAATGGTGAAAACCAAGAGACGCGCAATGAGGAATCATTAGAAAAAACCACAAAGGAACACAAAACACTCAATTAGTTTTATTTCAGACTATGTCTTTTACCTAGAGAGGTTAGTACAGAAACTCCACTTCAATTAAAGTGTTCTTAGTAAGAATCGAATATAAGACATCGACCTCTTAGTGGTAACCACTTGTACTAGTGGGCATGTCTATCAAAATCAGCTTATTTTGGGTTAATTACCTTTGGGGGAGGGGGAATTACGCTTAAACTTCACTATAACACTCAATTTTGGGTTAATTACACTTCAACTTCATTATATGTTCTTAGGATAGAACGGGAAAAAATGGGAAATAAATGAAAGATTATGAGGCTTTTCAACGAAAACATGCATAGATGTAAACCAAATGCAGTTAGTAGCAGCTAAGGAGTGAAAACAAACAGGCTAAATAACATGTTCAGGAAACATATTAACATGTGGAAATAGAAGCATACCCTTGATGTCAAATTCTCTGGCAGCCTCAAGGACCGGCACTGTGATGGCTCATTCACTTCTGTCAGTTTCCAGATCCTAGTCTTATCTGCGGATTCATCATTAATTCTAGGCTTGATATCTACCAAGCTTCTGGCATCCCCATTCTTAagaattttcaagaaaaaaaaactgtCAGATTATAAGACACTACTTTTAAGCTTTATGTCAACCTATGATGCAGAGAAACACCAACCATTAGGACAAGAGGTCCCATTGGACCAGGACGATCCATGATGCTGGAACCAACTGCTCCACCGACAGCACCAAATGAAGCCATAGAAGGAGCCTGTAGTTAGATATTAAGAGTTCTTCAGATCAACTTTCGTAAATTAAACAGATTGATAAAAGACTGAACATGAACTACCTTCACAATCGCAGCAGAGCCAATCCTAGAAGGATCAAATGACCTACTTTCTACAGTGCGAAGTATCCGAATTCCATCTGAATTGGCTAAAATTTTAATACCATTATCATTGGTTGAAACAGCCAAAAACATCCCTTCTTTGCTGAATCGGACACAAGGAGAAGCCTGGATTACACATAGCAAATATGAATATTGGAAAGAACCCCAAAAGTTTCTGAGCCTCAATAAATATAGATTTCAAGAAATTACCGCCAGTCCGCCATCTGCTTCTGTTGTCGTCAATATATTAAGACTGTCCATGTCCCAAAATTTCAACATGAATTCATCTCCAACTGCTAAGAATCGATTCTTGGTGGTGTCAAATTGGACAACTCCATCCGTTCGCTTCCCAAGCCCGTTATAGGTACGTTTAACAGCACCTTCACTTTCATTCCACTCCACAAGGTAAGAATCTCCTTCTTTATTGGTTCCACATGAAAATAACCTGTCAAAGTCCAGACGGATTTTAAGACACTTTCTTTTTGTGGTCAAATAGCAAAAGAATTTAATTTAGACCTTGATCCATCTGCACTATATGCCATTGCAGTGGAGGAATGGCCCGGTGCATCATAGTCAACTCTAGATCCCGCATTATCATAAAGCCATGCCTTTATTTTCCCATCGGTCGCAGTTGAAAAGATAAACTGGTATATATAacagtaaaataatattgagtGATAAATTGCAGAACACAAAGAGGAgtgtttattaaacaaatttttgTGCAAAACTAGTAAGTTACCTGAATATTCTCCTTGTGGTGTGGACACAAAGAGTATACAGGTGCTTCATGGCCTTCAAAGGTGTATTGCTTGGCTCCTGTAACAGCATCCCACACCTGTAAAAGATTTTTACGTATTTAAAACCAGAATTTAACAATCACCACCAGCCTTGAGAAACCATCAAATTCAGAGAGATGACCTTGATGAGCCTATCTTCGCCACAAGTGACAAAGGAGAGTTGTTTATTTGGGTAAGAGAAAGCAATATCATTGACACTTCCAGAATGAGCTTCCACCTAAATATAACCATAGATTTATTAAATCAATGAGAAAATGCCACAAGTGGACTAAAGAATAAAAGGGATGCCAATTTGCGATGATCATTGTCATTATTTGGATCATCTGGACGGATAGAAACAAGGGTTTCGCAAAATCACAACATGTTAGGGAGAAAGCACGAAAATATCTCATGTCCAAagcttttttttctctcaatttTGAACTCATAAACATCTTCTCtcttttttcccttttttgaGACCAGGGATTTTACTTGGAGGAGGCTAGCAAAGCATCTCATCACGATGACCTCCCAACTTCAATCAAAGTGTTTTTCAGTGGGAATCAAACCTAAGAGCTCAACCTGTTAGTTCAAGACTCTCACAAACATCATTTTTAATGTATTATGCGAGATTTCCTGTTCTTGGTTGTAAGTATTTCTACTGTAGTTGTGATCTTCATG
This is a stretch of genomic DNA from Impatiens glandulifera chromosome 4, dImpGla2.1, whole genome shotgun sequence. It encodes these proteins:
- the LOC124933561 gene encoding topless-related protein 4-like yields the protein MSSLSRELVFLILQFLEEEKFKDTVHRLEQESGFFFNMRYFDELVTNGEWDEVEKYLSGFTKVDDNRYSMKIFFEIRKQKYLEALDKKDRPNAVEILVKDLKVFSAFNEDLFKEITQLMTLENFRDNEQLSKYGDTKSARNIMLAELKKLIEANPLFRDKLALPSLKNSRLRTLINQSLNWQHQLCKNPKSNPDIKTLFVDHSCAQSQPNGARAPSPITNHLMGMVPKPGGFPPLAAHGPFPAAPVPMPSSLAGWMANPSAVHPSASSAGPIGFTTPNNSALLKRPRTPPTNSVNVDYQTADSDLVLKRTRPFGMSDEVNNLPVNILPVGFTAQSHGQSSYSSDDLPKAVCMSLNTGSAVKSMDFHPSQQITLLVGTDNGEIMIWELGSRERLAVRNFKMWELATCSVSLQASLSSDYTASVNRVTWSPDGNLFAVAYSKHIVHVYSYHGGEDVRNHLEVEAHSGSVNDIAFSYPNKQLSFVTCGEDRLIKVWDAVTGAKQYTFEGHEAPVYSLCPHHKENIQFIFSTATDGKIKAWLYDNAGSRVDYDAPGHSSTAMAYSADGSRLFSCGTNKEGDSYLVEWNESEGAVKRTYNGLGKRTDGVVQFDTTKNRFLAVGDEFMLKFWDMDSLNILTTTEADGGLAASPCVRFSKEGMFLAVSTNDNGIKILANSDGIRILRTVESRSFDPSRIGSAAIVKAPSMASFGAVGGAVGSSIMDRPGPMGPLVLMNGDARSLVDIKPRINDESADKTRIWKLTEVNEPSQCRSLRLPENLTSRVSRLMYTNSGLAILALSANAVHKLWKWQRNDRNMSGKATANVAPQLWQPASGILMTNDIGDTNPEDAVSCFALSKNDSYVMSASGGKISLFNMMTFKTMTMFMPSPPAATFLAFHPQDNNIIAIGMDDSSIQIYNVRVDEVKIKLKGHQKRITGLAFSNILNILVSSGADSQLCVWSTDGWEKQTSKFLQVPPGRTQAPLADTKVQFHQDQIHLMVVHETQIAIYEAPKMECLKQWVPREVSGPITHAAYSCDSQSIYVSFEDGSIGVLTAVNLRLRCRINPSAYLPSNPSLRGHPLVIAAHPSDPNQFALGLNDGGVCIIEPLESEGKWGTSPPHENGAGPSNAPPSAASSEQPQR